In Xiphophorus hellerii strain 12219 chromosome 13, Xiphophorus_hellerii-4.1, whole genome shotgun sequence, the following proteins share a genomic window:
- the LOC116730815 gene encoding voltage-dependent calcium channel gamma-4 subunit-like, which yields METKGRSMPPDVSFLPRPAMVWWERGIQVLLTTMGAFAAFALMTVAIGTDYWLYARAFICNSTANSSQEDSSSNKDKKDPGALTHSGLWRICCLEGLKRGVCSQINHFPDDADYDQDAAEYLLRVVRASSIFPILSAILLLLGGVCVASSGFYKSKRNIILGGGILFVAAGLSNIIGVIVYISAALSDISPKKDEDKKWHYSYGWSFYFGGLSFILAEMVGVLAVNIYIEKNKELRCRSRTDLFKSTTHAMLRLPSYRFRRRSRSSSRSTDPPRSQETSPVGASKTFTLPPSAPPFSVATLPNPHHSSSGGSAGGGGDISMYTLSRDSKLGSLGGGAPPLYGTVDRATLYQLHNYFPKDSSGSSGGAGGGPVISSGTLPSHSKSNLAAAAAAANAAPLNTSTAAAAPAPSAPISTATMERDRGNVGTLDRLTAKRDRDSNSDTLNRKTTPV from the exons ATGGAGACGAAAGGAAGAAGCATGCCCCCAG ACGTCAGTTTCCTTCCACGCCCTGCGATGGTTTGGTGGGAACGAGGCATCCAGGTGCTGTTGACCACCATGGGGGCCTTTGCGGCATTTGCTCTCATGACGGTGGCCATCGGCACAGATTACTGGCTGTATGCCCGCGCATTCATCTGCAACAGCACAGCCAACTCCTCCCAGGAGGATTCCTCCAGCAACAAGGACAAGAAAGACCCCGGGGCTCTCACCCACTCTGGCCTCTGGAGGATTTGCTGCCTTGAAG GCTTGAAGAGAGGTGTGTGTTCCCAGATCAATCATTTTCCCGACGACGCAGACTATGACCAAGATGCTGCAGAGTATCTGCTTC GTGTGGTTAGAGCTTCCAGTATCTTTCCAATCCTCAGTGCCATATTGCTCCTGTTGGGCGGCGTGTGTGTTGCTTCCAGCGGCTTCTACAAAAGCAAAAGGAACATTATTCTCGGAGGAGGAATTCTTTTTGTAGCAGCAG GGCTTAGCAACATCATTGGCGTGATAGTATACATCTCTGCAGCTCTCAGCGACATTTCTCCAAAGAAAGATGAGGATAAGAAGTGGCACTACTCTTATGGCTGGTCATTTTACTTTGGCGGTCTGTCCTTCATCCTGGCTGAGATGGTTGGAGTCCTGGCTGTCAACATCTACATTGAGAAGAACAAGGAGCTGCGCTGTCGCTCTCGCACTGACCTTTTCAAGAGCACCACCCATGCCATGCTGCGTCTGCCCAGCTACCGCTTCAGGCGGCGCTCCCGCTCCAGCTCCCGCTCCACTGACCCACCTCGTTCACAGGAGACTTCCCCCGTTGGAGCTTCCAAGACCTTCACTCTTCCTCCGTCTGCTCCTCCTTTCTCCGTTGCCACTCTGCCCAACCCACACCACAGCAGCAGTGGCGGGAGTGCTGGAGGTGGTGGTGACATCTCCATGTACACCCTGTCAAGGGACTCCAAGCTGGGGAGCCTGGGAGGAGGCGCCCCGCCTCTCTACGGCACAGTGGACCGGGCCACGCTTTATCAGCTTCACAATTACTTCCCGAAAGATTCCAGCGGCAGCAGTGGAGGCGCAGGAGGAGGGCCGGTGATAAGCAGTGGTACGCTCCCATCTCACTCCAAGTCCAACTTggcggctgcagcagctgctgctaaTGCTGCCCCACTGAATACCTCCACCGCAGCTGCTGCGCCGGCCCCGTCAGCCCCAATCTCAACAGCTACAATGGAGCGAGACAGGGGCAACGTTGGAACCCTGGACCGGCTGACAGCCAAAAGGGACAGGGATAGCAACTCCGATACACTTAACAGGAAAACAACACCTGTTTAA